ATAGAAATATCTTGAAAGTCGTTCTTGATTTGGAAATCTCCATCAATCATAGAATTTACATCAGGATATAATTTTAAAGCTCTAACAACTGCTAAAGTAAAGAAAGACATAAATCCTAAACCAACTCCGTGTTTCGCTTTAAAATCTTCTTTAAAGTCTTTACGTAAATCAAAAATTGGTTGCATGTTTACTTCGTTAAAAGTAGTTAACATTGCCGTTTCGCTTTTTACAGCTACTAAACGTTCTGCAACTTTTCTACGTAACATAGACATTTTCTTGCGAGATGTTCCTCTAGAACCATTTGCAGGTTGAGTTCCCATAGAAGGTACAGCTTTTACTGCATCGTCTTTAGTAATTCTACCGTCTTTTCCTGTACCTTTAATAGAAGAACCATCCATTCCTTTTTCTGCTAATACTTTTTTAGCTGCAGGAGAAGCTGTTCCGGTTGCGTAAGTTGCTGCTTTTGGAGCCGCTTTTACTTCAACTTTCTTTTCTTCTTTTGGAGCTTCTGTAGTTGCAGCAGCACCTTCTGGTTTTGCAGCGCTAGTATCAATTAAACAAACAACTGCACCAACTGCAACTGCATCGCCTTCTTCTGCTTTTAACGTAATAATTCCAGCTTCTTCAGCAGGCAATTCTAACGTTGCTTTATCAGAATCTACTTCTGCAATAGGTTGATCTTTTTCAACATAATCTCCATCTTCAACTAACCACGTTGCAATTTCTACTTCTGTAATCGATTCTCCCGGAGAAGGAACTTTCATTTCTAAAATCATCAGTTCTTGTTTTGCTTTTTGCTGAACTTATTTCAGCTTTTAATTTAATTTCTCTTTTATTCTTTTGGGCGTTTTAACAGGCTTTCCGCTATATCTTTTTGCAAAAAAAAGCAAAAAGGTTAAAGCTACTTCAAAGTAGCTGAACGGTGGAAATCCTTAACGCAACTTAATCATTGTTAAAAACGCTATCGATAACTTCTTTATGACGTTTTTTAAATCGTGTGCTAGAACCTGCAGCAGGAACGGCATAATATCTACGAGAACGCACATTTAACTTTACCAATTCAAAACGTTCTAACATAAAACTCCAAGCTCCCATATTTCTAGGTTCTTCTTGTGCCCAAATGTATTCTGTAACATTAGGATATCTATCTATAACTTTCTGAATTTTCTCTAAATGTAAAGGGAATAATTGCTCAATTCTAACCAAAGCAATATCATCTCTTTCTAAGTTTTCTCTTTCTTCTAGTAAATCATAATAGAATTTACCCATACAGAAAACTAATTTCTTTACATTTTTAGGGTTTAGTGTATCGTCTATAACTTCCTGGAATTCTCCACCAGCTAAATCTTCAATTGTATTTACCGCTTTCGGATGACGTAATAAGCTCTTAGGAGTAAATACAATTAATGGTTTTCTATAGTTACGTTTCATTTGTCTACGCAACAAATGATAGAAGTTTGCAGGTGTTGTACAGTTTGCAACAGTCATGTTGTCTATTGCACATAATTGTAAATAACGTTCTATTCTTGCAGATGAATGTTCAGATCCTTGTCCTTCATAACCATGAGGTAATAAGACTACAATTCCGTTTTGCATTTTCCATTTGTCTTCTGCAGCAGAAATGTATTGGTCAAACATTATTTGAGCACCGTTAGAAAAATCTCCAAACTGTGCTTCCCAAATAGTTAAAGTATCAGGGTTTGCCATAGCATAACCATAATCGAAACCAAGAACACCATATTCAGACAATAACGAATTGTAAATCGTCATTTGTCCTTTATTATTAGGGTTTGTATTTAATAAATTTATTCTTTCTTCTGTAAGTTCGTCACGTAAAATAGCATGTCTGTGAGAAAAAGTTCCTCTTTCTACATCTTGGCCAGAAATACGAATATTATAGCCTTCTTCCATTAAAGAGCCATAAGCAAGATTTTCTGCCATTCCCCAATCTAATTGATTGGTTTCAAAAGCCATTTTTTTTCTTCCATTTAAAATTCGTTCAGCTTTACGAACAAATTTTACGTTTTCTGGAACTGTAGAAACAACTTTTGCAATATTTTTTAATTTCTCAACATCATATTTTGTATCATCATCAAGTAGCATTGCATCTAATTTCTGACGATCATATTTTTTCCAAGTAGATTGCATAAACTCTCTAACTTTAGATGTTTTTACTTTCTTTGCTTCATCAAATTCTTTTTCAAGCATTTGTTTAAACTCATTCGTAATTCCAGCTAAGTAAGAAGAATCAATAGAACCTTCTTTAATTAATTGTTCTGCATAAATATCTTTCGGATTTTGATGCTTAGAAATTGCTTTGTATAATTTTGGTTGGGTAAAACGAGGTTCATCACCTTCATTATGGCCATATTTTCTATATCCTAATAAATCAATAAAGACATCAGATTGAAATCGCATTCTAAATTCTAACGCGATTTCCATTGCATGACAAACAGCTTCAGTGTCATCTGCATTTACATGTAAAACAGGAGATAAAGTTACTTTACCAACATCTGTACAATATGTACTTGAACGTGCATCTAAATAGTTTGTTGTAAAACCAATTTGGTTATTTACAACAATATGAATTGTTCCACCAGTCTTATAACCATTTAATTTGGCCATTTGAACAATTTCGTAAGCAATTCCTTGACCAGCTATTGCTGCATCTCCATGAATAATTATTGGTAATATTTTACTAGAATCACCATTGTATTTTCTGTCTATTTTTGCTCTTGTAATTCCTTCTGCTACAGACGCAACAGTTTCTAAGTGTGATGGATTCGGAACCAAATTCATTTTGATTTCATTACCATCTCTAAAGGTCTTACTTAATGTTAAACCTAAATGATACTTTACATCTCCATCTATATTTTGGTCTTCAAAATCTTTTCCTTCAAACTCACTAAATAAGTCTCTTACAGGTTTTTTAAATATATTTACTAATGTATTTAAACGTCCCCTATGAGCCATTCCTAAAACACATTCTTTTACACCAAACTTTTCAGCAGCATCTCTTAGTATAACACTAATTCCCGGAATTAAAGCTTCACCACCTTCTAAAGAAAAACGTTTTTGACCAACATATTTTGTTTGTAGAAAGCTTTCAAACGTTACTGCTTGATTTAGTTTTCCTAAAATATATTTCTTAGCTTCACCAGTATATTTTGGGTGATTGTCATTTTTATTAATACGATCTTGCCACCACTTTAATTTCTCTGGGTTACGCATGTACATGTATTCTACACCAATAGAATCACAGTAAATACTTTGTAAGTTTGAAATAATTGTAGAAAGCTTCGATTTACCTATTCCTAAAACTTCACCGGCAGAAAATTCGCTATTTAAATCGCTTTGAGACAAACCAAAATTTTCGATATCTAAATTAGGCTCATACTGTCTTCTTTCTCTTACAGGATTTGTCTTAGTAAATAAATGACCACGTGTTCTGTACCCATTAATTAAATCTACAACTAAAAATTCTTTACGAACTTCTTGAGGGATTTCTACCTCTGAATCATCGTCTTTTAAAGAGTAATTTTCATTTGCTAAATCATACCCTTGAAAGAAGCTTCTCCAACTTGGTTCAACTGCATCTGGGTTTACCAAATATTTATCATATAAGTCAGCAATAAAGCCTGTGTGCGCTGCGTTTAAAAACGAAAATTTATCCATATTATAGTTTCTGCTTTTTTATAAGCTATCAAAGTGAACAAAAATACGATATTTGTCATAAATACTTATTTTTTTTTACTAATAATTAAGTATTTATTTTTTTTTATTTTTTTCAAAATTGTTTGTTAGAATCAAAAAAAGATATATATTTGCATCCGCTAATCACAATATGTGAAGCAAACTCCTTCTTAGCTCAGTTGGTTAGAGCATCTGACTGTTAATCAGAGGGTCCTAGGTTCGAGTCCTAGAGAGGGAGCAAAAAAAGTCTTATCTTAATTGATAAGACTTTTTTTATGTTTTATTTTTTTGTAATCTTAAAGAATTTTGTTAAAAATTGAATAATGTATTATATGATATAAAACATGTTTATTTATCCTTTTTTATCTTTTCGGATTAATTGATATATAGCTAAATCATTATTCTTTCTTTAAATTAGAAATAGTGGAATGTTTTTTTAGTTCCTATTTCTGTTTATTAGTAATTATTGCTATGTATTCTTCCTGTAATTATTTTTATTTATACACTTTTAATTAATGTTGCATTCATTCTTTAAAAATATTTGTTAAACCCATAAAAAGGTATATATTTGCACTCGCTAATCACAGTATATGTGAAGCAAACTCCTTCTTAGCTCAGTTGGTTAGAGCATCTGACTGTTAATCAGAGGGTCCTAGGTTCGAGTCCTAGAGAGGGAGCAAAAAAAGTCTTATCTTAATTGATAAGACTTTTTTTATACAATAATTTCTGTAAAATTGTTTAAAGTTTCACCTTAATCAATTAATATTCAGTCAACAATCCTTCCTTATTTTTTTCTAACTTAGGTAACAAGAATTTTTAATTCTATCATTTTATTTTTGAATTGATATAAAAACGTACATTTTTATTTTTAGGCATAAAAAAACCTCTTTGTAATGTAAATTACAAAGAGGTTTCAAAAAATTTATATTTGTTTATTTTTAAATACCTAATGCTTGACCACCACCAATTTGGATAGTTTCTGCAGTAATAAATGCAGCATCTTTACTAGCTAAGAAAGATACAACACCAGCTACATCTTCTGGTTTACCTAATCTACCTAACATAATACTGTTAGCCCAAGAAGCGAACACTTCTGGTTTCGTAGATTTAATTTGAGCATGAAAAGGAGTGTCAATTGTACCTGGAGATACAGCATTTACTCTAATTCCATATTCTGCTAAATCTTTAGCTAATGCTCTTGTAATTGCATGAACACCTGCTTTAGAAGTACCATAAATACCAGCTCCTGGTCCACCTGCATTCCAAGCAGCGTTAGAAGTATAGTTTATAATTGATGCATTTTCACTTTTCTTAAGCAAAGGAATTGCAGCTCTTGATGCAAAAAATACTGAATCAAGGTTTAAAGCCATTACGAACCTGTAAAACTCAGTTGTCATTTCTTCAAAACGAGATCTACCACCTAATCCACCAGCGTTGTTTACTAATACGTCAATTTGACCATATTTTTCTCCAATTGCTTTAATGTTTTTAGTAACGGCATCATCACTAGTAACGTCAAATCCAAAGTACTCAGCTTCAATTCCTTCAGCAGTTAATTCTTCTACTCTTTTAGCCCCATCTGCATCTTCTATTCCGTTTAAAACTACGGCATATCCATCTTTACCTAATCTTTTAGCTACTTGGAAACCAATTCCTCCAGTAGCACCTGTAATTACAGCTACTTTTTTACTCATTTTTATTTGATTTTAATATAATTAATTCGTTAATATTTAGTTTTTTGCTTTTAAAGCTTCAATTTTTGGAATCAATATCCATACACTTGCTAATACTATAAATGCAAGACTTGCTCCAATTATAAATGCAGGTGCATAATTACCTCCGGTTGTTAACATTGGAACTAGAGCGACTAAACCAGCTCCGGTTAGTTTAGCTGCTGTACCTGCAAAACCAGAAAGTGTACCAACGGTTTTCTTACCATATAAATCACTTGGTATCGTTTGTACATTTCCAATTGCAGTTTGAAATCCAAAAAGAACTGCAGCCATTATTAAAACTGCTGCAAGAGGAGAACCAGGATCAGATAAAGCTAATAATGCAGGAAGCATAATAAGACACCCAAGAGTTATTACCATTTTTCGAGTCTTGTTTACATTCCATCCCTTTTTTAATCTGTTTTGAGCTAATAATCCGCCGAAAAAAGCACCTAACATAGCACCTAAATAAGGTACCCATCCATATATACCGATAGCCTTAACATCCATTCCATATACTTCTGAAAGATATATTGGAATCCAAAAAACAAATAACCACCATATTGGGTCTATTGCAGCTGAGGCAATAATAACACCCCAACTTTGTTTACGTGAAAGTAACTCTTTCACTGGAGGATTGTATTCCGTTGAATTTTCATTATCTTCTTCTTCTTCCTGTCCTGAAAGTATGTATTTTTTTTCAATATCAGTTAACCAAGGATGACTTTTTGGTGGAGCTTTTACTATCATTAACCAAGGAATTAACCATAACAACCCAATTAAACCTATTATAACAAATATCATTTGCCAACTAAAATATATTGTTAAAAAAGCAATAGTTGGTATTGCTATTATACCTCCAATTGCGGCACCAGAATTAAATAAACCTTGTGCAAAAGCTCTCTCGGTTGCTGGAAACCATTCTGCGTTTCCTTTTGCGGCTCCTGGCCAGTTCCCTGCTTCAGATACACCTAATAATGATCTGAAAATAGCGAAACTTAAGACTCCACTTGCTAAAGCATGAAGTGCTGTGGATATAGACCAAAAACCTATCGATAAAACAAATCCAATTCGTGTTCCAAGTTTATCAAATATTTTCCCAAAAATTGATTGACCAAAAGCATATGAAAACATAAATACAACAGAAATTAGAGCATATATCTCTTTTCTTTCTGTCATTGTTTTATCAGGGTATAAATCTTCTGATATACTAGGCCATAATACAACAAGAGCTTGTCTATCAATATAATTAATTACAGTTGCTAGAGCTATCAAGGCAATAACCCACCATCTTAATCCTTTTACTTTCATATTAATTGGTTTTTATAAGTTTAATGTTAATTATATAATTGTTACTTTTTTGATTATTAGATTTAAATTAATTATCTAATTTTTAGATCTAGATACTATTATACGGTATTCCTAAAGATATCAATATTCTACTTGGTTTGTAAAAAAATATTTTTTGGACACATAATTGGTTTACCAAATTGGTTTACCAAAGATATGTTTTTTTCTGAAATAAAAAGGTAGTTTGTTTATTATTTCATAAAACGCTCTATAATAGATTAAATAGCACTATTTAATCTCTAGTTTTATATAATATTGTTAAATGTAAGATGTGGAAATACACCAACTTTTTATAGTTCGATGAGATTATTTATGAAATCGATGATTGATTTAAATAAATACATATTAATAGGAATAAGAGTTCCTAATCTTGCTTTTTAATTTTCTAAAAAGCGTTTTAATTTGCTGTATTTATTAAATGGATCCATAAAATATGCAACCTCGTTTTGATAAAGTTACTTTATGGGGTATTTAATTTGATATAAAAAAAGTGGTTTTAAATATTATAGCAATAACTGTAGAGCTCTTTAAAATGCTCTTTCATTTTTTGTTTTGCTAATTTGGGGTTTCTTTCTTTAATTGCATCGAAGATAGCTTGATGATCTGTTATTCCTCTTTTAGTTAAACCTGCATCACAAACATGGTGCTTCTGAAAATTAGTGATTATTTCTGGGGTAATAATTAGCATGAAATTATTCATTGTACTATTACCACTTGCTTTTGCTATTGCTAAATGAAAAAGTAAATCCTCTTGTATTGCATCTTCTCCATTATCTACTTTATCTTTATAGGCTGAGAGAGCTTCTTGCATTATAACTATATCTTCATCAGTTCTTCTTGTTGCAGCTAAACTAGCTGTCTTTAATTCTAATAAAATTCTTGTTTCTACTAAAGACTTAAAATCAGGGTCATCTAATCTTAAAATATCTTTAATCATACCATTCAGTGCAATAACACCAATGTTTGCAACAAAAGTTCCACTCTGTGGAATAGATTTTAATAGACCGTAAAATTCTAATCTTTGAATTGCTTCTCTAACATTACTTCTAGATACTTCAAACTTTTCAGAAAGCATTCTTTCTGAAGGAAGCTTATCTCCGGGTTCTAGATTCTTCAAATTTATTAGATCTTTAATTTTAGAAATAATATTTTTTTGAATACTAGAATTATCAGATTTTGTAAGTACCTCTATTTTCATTGTTTATAATGTTATTTAATCAACTGCGAATATAAAAATTTATTTAATAATTATGCACACATTATTAATAATGTAATCTAAATTAATAATGTGTGCAATATATTTTTCCTTTTATTAAGGAGGTATATGTATTATCTCAATCAGTTAAAAATGGTAAAAAGAACATTACTAAAATTTATACCTGTGAGTTTTTATTTTTTTTAATAAAAATGAACAGACCATTTATTTCTCTAACTTCATGAAATAATCAAAGATTTCTGGAACATTTCCACTCCCCATATCAGCACTTACTGCTGCTTTAAGGTTTGTAGAAGTAGCTTCGGCAATTAGAGAAGTTGTACCAAGATCATTCATCATTTGTACAAAATATCCTAGATCTTTGTTTGCATTCGCGATAGAGAAACCTAAATCACTTACGTTGTCTACAGCATAATGTTTACAGAACTTCATAAACGGAGAGTTCGAAGGACCAGAAGACATAATATCAAATAACTGCTGAGTATCTACACCTGCTAATTTTGCTGCAGCAAAAGCTTGCGACATAGCAACTACAGTAGTCATCCCCATAAAGTTATTGATAAGCTTCGTTGTATGACCAGCACCAAGAGCACCAAGATAAAATACATTTTCACCTTGCTCATCAAGAACTGGTTTTACTTTTTCGAAAGTAGCTTTATTACCTGCTGCCATAATATTAAGCAGTCCATCTTTTGCGTGGGCTGGTGTACGTCCTAATGGAGCATCAATCATACCAGCACCTTTTTCTGCAAGTGCTTTACCTATTTTTATAGTAGAAGCAGGGATAGAAGTTCCGAAATCAATTAAAACAGCACCTTCTTTAATTCCTTCAAGGATACCATTTTCACCATAAACAATCTTTTCAACAACAGCAGAAGTTGTAAGACAGAACATAATAATATCACTCTTTGCAGCTAATTCTTTTGGAGAGCTAGCTTCAGTAGCATTACCACGTGCTATTACTTTTGCAACTTCATCTTTATTAAGATCCATTACTGTTAGCTCAAAACCTCTTTTTTGAAGATTTTCAACCATGTTACCACCCATAAGGCCAAGTCCGATAAATCCGATAGTAGGTTTTTTCATATTTAAAATATTTTATTTAATGTTATAAGAATAGCACACATTACTAAAACTACATTGCTTTATCAATGTGTGCATTCAATTTTTATATTGGTTTTTTTTATATTAAAATCCTGGAGTTTCAATTGAAATATCATCAACAAATACTTCATTACTACTATTAAATGTAGATCCACTATTTTTTGCATAAAAGATTGCTTCAGTTGTAGAGGCTTTAAATGTAAAAGAATACTCTTTAAATGAATTTCCGTTTTCAGTAGCATTTGCTACTAATTTACCAAGGTTACCGCTTTCTAAAGTTAATTCATCCTCTATATTATTATCCATAATATATACTGATAGTTCTGAAGTACCTTCAAGTTTTGCCCAAAGTTTAATAGTGTATGATACACCGATTTCTACTTCAATACGCTGATACATTCTTCTTTGTTCTTCGTGAAGTTTTAATGAATAAGGAGCACTATTATTAGTTGTGCTTATACCTGGACCTTCATTACTTTTACTAATATTATCTTCTATCCAGGTATTCAAAGTTTTGTTATTCCATAATGCATAATAAGGACTAGGTACTTTATCTTTAGAACCATTTGCAACATATGTAGAACTTGGTGTCATGTCCCAAGCATCTGCATTATCATTTTTTTCATCTAATTCTTCTATTGTTCCAATAAAAATGATTGCAGCTTTTGTAGCTTTTACAGCTCCTACAGCAACTCCCTTAGTAATACTTTTTGAAACACCAGCAGTATTTGTTGTTGTTAATGTTACATTATATGTTTTAATAGAAGCATAAGTATGTGAAGGGTTTAACTCTGTTGATACAGCACTACCGTCACCAAAATCCCATTCATGTGTAACTGCTAAAAAAGATTTATCTGTAAAATCAACTTTAAGACCATTTACATCAGAAGTAAAATCAGGAACTGTAGATAATATTAATCCTTCTATGTTTTTAGAAACTGAAGTTTTTACACCTAAGAAATTTGTAGCTGTAAGAGTTGCTACAAAAGTATCTGCAGTTTTATATACATGTTTAGGATTAAAAGCAGGATCTAGAGCAGTATCATCAGAACTCCACTCTAAAGTTTCATCATCTCCAAAATCCCAAACTAATGATTTAACTCCAGAAGATAAATTTTCAAAAGTTACTTCTGAGTCTACAGTAATTAAATTGAAATCAACAAAAATAGGAGCTACATTTGATGAGTCTACCGCTACTAATCCATCAGAACTTTTTGTTGTAAGTTTAACTTTGTATAAACCACCTGTAGTATATGTGTAGTCTGGGTTTTCTTCAGTTGAAGTACTTCCATCTCCAAAATCCCATAAATATGTTGCTGCATCTGTAGAATAACTTCTAAAAATGATAGACATATTATCTTCTGCGCTTGTACTTGTAGTAAATAGGGTAGTAGGTTGTATATCATTTACATTACCAGTTGGTGGTACAAACTCTTCGTATCCATTATCAACACATGATATAATACCTAAAAACATAAAAAGTAAAGTAAAAATACTTTTATGAAATTTCTTAATTAATTTATAAATCATAATATTAAATTTTAAAATCTATTTATTGTTTAACAATTATATCAAATGAATCTAATCTAGATTCATCACCAGAATTACGACCATAAATGATTACTGATTCGTTATCTCCAGCTTCAAATGTTATAGCATGTTTCTTAAAAACATTAACAACTCTACCAATACTATTATCTGTTCTTGATGCTACAATATTTTCTGTTAACTGCGCTTCTTCATGAGAATCAGTAGTAGGTTTTAGTATAGATATTGTAATTTCTCCAAGATTATTCATGTTAAAAGCACTGAAATATGTTAATACATAAGTTGCACCTGGAGTAACCTCAATTTCTTGATATAAAGCTCTACTACCATCAGCAGGAAATTTCGCTGCTTGTGTACCTTCTGGTAAAGTACCTATCGTTTTTGTGTTTATCTGAAAAACAGATCCCCATTTAGAAGAACTAGGAGCTCTCCAAGAATCTCTACCATCACCTGAACCATCGAATAAACTATTGTCTTCAAAACCAGGTTCTCCAATTTCAGGAACTGCAATTGTTGGTACTGCTTGATTCACTGTAATTAATTTTTCTGTAGATTCTGATTTACCAAGGTTATCTGTTACTGTTAAAGAAACCGTATAAACACCTGGACTTGGAAAAGAAAAGATTAATTCTTGATCTTGTAATGTTGCGTCATCTAATTCAGTAATACTAGTTTCTAAATTAGCAATGTTTTCTAAAACTTCATCTGTAATTGCTGCTTCAGCTGCTGCTAATTCAACTTTTAAAGCATCTATTTCAGCTTGTATTACTACAACTTTATCTGGATTAGATTCACAAGGTAATTTAAATTCTAATTTAGCAATTTGCTCTTCAAATGCTGTCGCTGTAGCTCTTTCAGCTTTAATTGACTGATGAAGAATAGGTAAGTCTTTATTTACAAACGTTACTCCATCAGAAGGAGTTACTGTCCATTCATAATTTGTACCATTTACAGCTAAATTTGAACCTGCTTGAAAATTATATTCATATTTAGCCCATAACTCTACATCATCACAATCAAATTCTGAAGATGTTACGTCAGTTAGGTTGAAAAAAGGTGTTGGACTTGTGAAATCTTCCAAATCACCAACTTCTGGCAAGCTATTACTGACACAAGAGGTTAGAGATATGATTGTCCCTAACACAATATATTTTAAATTAAACAAATGTTTTTTCATAATTATGCGTTTTTAGTATCCACTATTTTGTGAATAGAAATTAGGTAAATTGTCAATCTCTCTTTGAGGAAAAGGAAGGTATTTCTTTTCGCTTGTATAATTTAAACTGTTGTCAGTAGAAAACTGTCTTAAAACAGTATCTGCTTCACCAAATCTTACTAAATCATATAAACGTTGGTTTTCATAAACAAACTCAACTCTTCTCTCTGCTAATAAAGCTTGTTTAGTTAATACAACAACTTCTTCTAAACCAGCTCTAACTCTAACTTGATTAAAAGCTGCAGTAGCTCTTGTATCTGTAGTAGATTCTCCACCAGCTAAAATTGCTTCAGAGTATAATAATAATACATCAGCATATCTTAAAACAACCCAGTCATTATCTCCAATCTCACCATCAGTAGGAAATTTAGCATTAAATGTATCGTTTGTAATTTCTGCTGGATTATATGATAAAGCATCTATACTTGCATAAAACCTTACAGGTTGTAATTCTGGATTCATTACTTCTAAGAAATCAAGTGTAGCAATATTTACACCATTTGAAGGTCCTTGTAAAGTCATCGCAAAACTATGAGATTCTGAATCTGTTTCAACTTGGTCATCTAAACCACTATCACTCGTTACATAATTATCACTACTTACTAAATCGTAAGCTATAGAGAATATTACTTCATCATTAATTTCAAGTCCTGAATTATT
The window above is part of the Polaribacter sp. SA4-12 genome. Proteins encoded here:
- the odhB gene encoding 2-oxoglutarate dehydrogenase complex dihydrolipoyllysine-residue succinyltransferase, producing MILEMKVPSPGESITEVEIATWLVEDGDYVEKDQPIAEVDSDKATLELPAEEAGIITLKAEEGDAVAVGAVVCLIDTSAAKPEGAAATTEAPKEEKKVEVKAAPKAATYATGTASPAAKKVLAEKGMDGSSIKGTGKDGRITKDDAVKAVPSMGTQPANGSRGTSRKKMSMLRRKVAERLVAVKSETAMLTTFNEVNMQPIFDLRKDFKEDFKAKHGVGLGFMSFFTLAVVRALKLYPDVNSMIDGDFQIKNDFQDISIAVSGPKGLMVPVIRNAEDLSFRGVESEVKRLAIRARDGQITIDEMTGGTFTITNGGVFGSMLSTPILNPPQSGILGMHNIVNRPMAVNGEVVIQPIMYVALSYDHRIVDGRESVGFLVAVKEALENPMELLMDNNPTKALEM
- a CDS encoding NAD(P)-dependent oxidoreductase, with translation MKKPTIGFIGLGLMGGNMVENLQKRGFELTVMDLNKDEVAKVIARGNATEASSPKELAAKSDIIMFCLTTSAVVEKIVYGENGILEGIKEGAVLIDFGTSIPASTIKIGKALAEKGAGMIDAPLGRTPAHAKDGLLNIMAAGNKATFEKVKPVLDEQGENVFYLGALGAGHTTKLINNFMGMTTVVAMSQAFAAAKLAGVDTQQLFDIMSSGPSNSPFMKFCKHYAVDNVSDLGFSIANANKDLGYFVQMMNDLGTTSLIAEATSTNLKAAVSADMGSGNVPEIFDYFMKLEK
- a CDS encoding 2-oxoglutarate dehydrogenase E1 component, with the translated sequence MDKFSFLNAAHTGFIADLYDKYLVNPDAVEPSWRSFFQGYDLANENYSLKDDDSEVEIPQEVRKEFLVVDLINGYRTRGHLFTKTNPVRERRQYEPNLDIENFGLSQSDLNSEFSAGEVLGIGKSKLSTIISNLQSIYCDSIGVEYMYMRNPEKLKWWQDRINKNDNHPKYTGEAKKYILGKLNQAVTFESFLQTKYVGQKRFSLEGGEALIPGISVILRDAAEKFGVKECVLGMAHRGRLNTLVNIFKKPVRDLFSEFEGKDFEDQNIDGDVKYHLGLTLSKTFRDGNEIKMNLVPNPSHLETVASVAEGITRAKIDRKYNGDSSKILPIIIHGDAAIAGQGIAYEIVQMAKLNGYKTGGTIHIVVNNQIGFTTNYLDARSSTYCTDVGKVTLSPVLHVNADDTEAVCHAMEIALEFRMRFQSDVFIDLLGYRKYGHNEGDEPRFTQPKLYKAISKHQNPKDIYAEQLIKEGSIDSSYLAGITNEFKQMLEKEFDEAKKVKTSKVREFMQSTWKKYDRQKLDAMLLDDDTKYDVEKLKNIAKVVSTVPENVKFVRKAERILNGRKKMAFETNQLDWGMAENLAYGSLMEEGYNIRISGQDVERGTFSHRHAILRDELTEERINLLNTNPNNKGQMTIYNSLLSEYGVLGFDYGYAMANPDTLTIWEAQFGDFSNGAQIMFDQYISAAEDKWKMQNGIVVLLPHGYEGQGSEHSSARIERYLQLCAIDNMTVANCTTPANFYHLLRRQMKRNYRKPLIVFTPKSLLRHPKAVNTIEDLAGGEFQEVIDDTLNPKNVKKLVFCMGKFYYDLLEERENLERDDIALVRIEQLFPLHLEKIQKVIDRYPNVTEYIWAQEEPRNMGAWSFMLERFELVKLNVRSRRYYAVPAAGSSTRFKKRHKEVIDSVFNND
- a CDS encoding SDR family NAD(P)-dependent oxidoreductase, translating into MSKKVAVITGATGGIGFQVAKRLGKDGYAVVLNGIEDADGAKRVEELTAEGIEAEYFGFDVTSDDAVTKNIKAIGEKYGQIDVLVNNAGGLGGRSRFEEMTTEFYRFVMALNLDSVFFASRAAIPLLKKSENASIINYTSNAAWNAGGPGAGIYGTSKAGVHAITRALAKDLAEYGIRVNAVSPGTIDTPFHAQIKSTKPEVFASWANSIMLGRLGKPEDVAGVVSFLASKDAAFITAETIQIGGGQALGI
- a CDS encoding FadR/GntR family transcriptional regulator, giving the protein MKIEVLTKSDNSSIQKNIISKIKDLINLKNLEPGDKLPSERMLSEKFEVSRSNVREAIQRLEFYGLLKSIPQSGTFVANIGVIALNGMIKDILRLDDPDFKSLVETRILLELKTASLAATRRTDEDIVIMQEALSAYKDKVDNGEDAIQEDLLFHLAIAKASGNSTMNNFMLIITPEIITNFQKHHVCDAGLTKRGITDHQAIFDAIKERNPKLAKQKMKEHFKELYSYCYNI
- a CDS encoding PKD domain-containing protein — protein: MIYKLIKKFHKSIFTLLFMFLGIISCVDNGYEEFVPPTGNVNDIQPTTLFTTSTSAEDNMSIIFRSYSTDAATYLWDFGDGSTSTEENPDYTYTTGGLYKVKLTTKSSDGLVAVDSSNVAPIFVDFNLITVDSEVTFENLSSGVKSLVWDFGDDETLEWSSDDTALDPAFNPKHVYKTADTFVATLTATNFLGVKTSVSKNIEGLILSTVPDFTSDVNGLKVDFTDKSFLAVTHEWDFGDGSAVSTELNPSHTYASIKTYNVTLTTTNTAGVSKSITKGVAVGAVKATKAAIIFIGTIEELDEKNDNADAWDMTPSSTYVANGSKDKVPSPYYALWNNKTLNTWIEDNISKSNEGPGISTTNNSAPYSLKLHEEQRRMYQRIEVEIGVSYTIKLWAKLEGTSELSVYIMDNNIEDELTLESGNLGKLVANATENGNSFKEYSFTFKASTTEAIFYAKNSGSTFNSSNEVFVDDISIETPGF
- a CDS encoding MFS transporter; this translates as MKVKGLRWWVIALIALATVINYIDRQALVVLWPSISEDLYPDKTMTERKEIYALISVVFMFSYAFGQSIFGKIFDKLGTRIGFVLSIGFWSISTALHALASGVLSFAIFRSLLGVSEAGNWPGAAKGNAEWFPATERAFAQGLFNSGAAIGGIIAIPTIAFLTIYFSWQMIFVIIGLIGLLWLIPWLMIVKAPPKSHPWLTDIEKKYILSGQEEEEDNENSTEYNPPVKELLSRKQSWGVIIASAAIDPIWWLFVFWIPIYLSEVYGMDVKAIGIYGWVPYLGAMLGAFFGGLLAQNRLKKGWNVNKTRKMVITLGCLIMLPALLALSDPGSPLAAVLIMAAVLFGFQTAIGNVQTIPSDLYGKKTVGTLSGFAGTAAKLTGAGLVALVPMLTTGGNYAPAFIIGASLAFIVLASVWILIPKIEALKAKN